One region of Primulina tabacum isolate GXHZ01 chromosome 17, ASM2559414v2, whole genome shotgun sequence genomic DNA includes:
- the LOC142531545 gene encoding auxin-binding protein ABP19a: MLRLIFLCFTLFALTCINALVQDFCIADLTGPETPSGYTCKPSANATVSDFVFTGLRTPGPKIALIKASVSPAFTAQFPGLNGQGVSLLRLDLDPAGVIPMHTHPGAAELLLVTQGFVVSGFISSANQVFVAKLQKGDSMIIPQGVLHFQINGGGTTAVAFASFNSEGPGLQITDFALFGNSLASDILEKVTFLDDAQVKKLKAALGGSG; this comes from the coding sequence ATGCTAAGATTAATCTTTCTTTGTTTCACTCTCTTCGCCCTAACTTGCATCAACGCTTTGGTGCAGGACTTCTGCATAGCAGATTTGACCGGCCCCGAAACCCCGTCGGGTTACACGTGCAAGCCATCAGCCAATGCAACAGTATCCGACTTCGTTTTCACCGGTTTACGGACGCCTGGACCTAAAATAGCCCTCATCAAAGCATCCGTTTCACCTGCATTTACAGCCCAGTTTCCCGGCCTAAATGGCCAAGGCGTCTCCCTGCTCCGCCTCGACTTGGACCCGGCAGGCGTAATCCCAATGCATACCCACCCTGGTGCCGCAGAGCTTCTGCTGGTGACCCAGGGCTTCGTCGTCAGCGGATTTATCTCCTCGGCTAACCAAGTGTTTGTGGCGAAGCTTCAGAAGGGAGATAGCATGATTATCCCACAAGGGGTGCTGCACTTTCAGATCAATGGAGGTGGGACTACCGCCGTGGCGTTTGCAAGCTTTAACAGCGAAGGACCCGGGCTGCAGATCACTGATTTTGCTCTGTTTGGGAACTCGTTGGCGTCTGATATTTTGGAGAAGGTGACGTTCCTTGATGATGCACAGGTCAAGAAACTCAAGGCTGCGCTTGGAGGCAGCGGCTGA